TCAATGAGTGATGATCTTAGTGATGGAAAACAAACATGAGATTCAAATCTTCATCGATGCAGACGGCTGTCCCGTTAAGGAAGAAACCTACAAGGTCGCCGCACGCTACAAAATAAAAACCTATGTGGTAGCTAATAAGTATTTAAATGTGCCACTTGATCCACTCATAGAAATGAAAGTTGTCGCGGGAACATTCGATGCCGCAGATGATTGGATTGCAGAAACTGTTACCCACCGTGATATTGTAATCACTGCTGATATTCTTTTGGCCGAACGTTGTGTAAAGAAAAAGGCCCGTGCTCTAGGACCTAAAGGTGTCGAATTTAACGAAGACAACATTGGCTCTGCTGTCGCCAATCGCGAACTTATGCAAAACCTAAGACACATGGGTGAAATGCGCGGCGGCCCCTCCCCCATGGATCAAAAGGCACGGTCGCAATTCTTGGGAAAATTAGATCAGATTATTCAAGCTCAGAAGAGGGTGTAAGACCGCGGCCCTGCAAAGTGGCAGTGAGCTTTTTTTGATACAAACCAAGTAAGCTGTCCCCTACTTCTTCGCCTTCGATAATTCGTAAAGCTAGAGCGATGGCTTCTAATGTCGCAAGGCCCTCACTGAAGTGTTCCTTACGCAGATGATAGCGAGCTGTGTTTGCGGCACCGATTTTCACTCGCGGCAAATGCGCCAGTTCTGGATGGCGCGTGTTCAACTTACTGGCTTGGCGCCAGTTGCCATCAGTCACAATCAGTTGAATTGGTTTCTGCGGTTTGATGTCTTCTAAGTTCACCGCATCGTCTGATGGAAAAAGCACATAGGTTTCATACTGAGGTACAAGTAACGTATTTAAATCCAAACGCTCTGTTGATTGACCTCGCACGTACATCTGCGAATTACTTAGAGCGTGCAAGGCAAGGCGACCTGTGTTGGTTGTGCGCTTCAGTTCTTTTGCGTGAATGATTAGGCTCACACGTATCTTAAGATCATGCTTAGGAATAAAAGCGCAGATACAACGCTGGCGATGTAGAAAACATGTAGGACAGGGATCGATAGTTTTTCGTTTGCGGGTAAAGATATTCAGCGTATGAACTTTCATAATGTACAGGTTCCATGCTTTTACCGCGCTGGTAAACATAAAAGCACCGCGAATTAAAAATGCTGTCCTCCAACGGAGGACAGCTAAAGTACGAGACAAGAATTTTTAATTAGCGTTTGCAAGCTTTGCTGTCGAAAACTGGATATTCTCTTCTGTCAAATTTGATCGCCATTTGAGATCCATCAGACATCTGAAATACCGCGAATGTAACATTATACAATCCCTCTATAGCTTGATCCACAGGTACTAAGTTATACGCGCGACCAGAAACTACTTTTCTATTATTTTTGCTGTTAGAAGCTGAAAAGTGGCGGGCACTTTCATTTTCCATGTCATCTGTTTCTCGAGCACTCACTATTTCACGGGTTGAATCATACCAGGTGCCTCCAATTACCTGCGAGACAATCAGCTTATTGTCTTCAGCTGCAAATTTGAACATACTACGAGTGTTGAGCTCACAAAGTACCTTTGTTTGCCCCTCAACCGCAGAGGCTTGAACCACTCCCAAGAAAATCAATGCAGAAATTAAAAGTTTCATTAGAAATCTCCTTTTTTATTGTTTGCACAAATCTGAAGAGCAATCGCTATGCCCACCTAAGGGAACTAAGACAATCCAGCTTAGCTTAAAATAAAGGATTTCTCAGGGGTGTTCCATTTTCTTTATAAGGAACATCCGCAACTTTTAAGTGTCGAAACGTTGGTCGTTCTCTGCGGGTTTCGTCTGGAACTGTTGAACTGGAGGGATACTTAAGGTGCTATAGAAAAAGAGTAATAAAAAGATATAGGAAGGTTTTGGACATAAAAAAACCGAGAACTAAGCCTCGGTAATTTTGCCCTTATCGCTTGTGAGGATCGCCATTTTTTAGATAAATGGCGGGGTGGACGGGACTCGAACCCGCGGCCTTCCGCGTGACAGGCGGACGTTATAACCAACTTAACTACCACCCCACA
This is a stretch of genomic DNA from Bdellovibrio reynosensis. It encodes these proteins:
- a CDS encoding YaiI/YqxD family protein, which translates into the protein MILVMENKHEIQIFIDADGCPVKEETYKVAARYKIKTYVVANKYLNVPLDPLIEMKVVAGTFDAADDWIAETVTHRDIVITADILLAERCVKKKARALGPKGVEFNEDNIGSAVANRELMQNLRHMGEMRGGPSPMDQKARSQFLGKLDQIIQAQKRV
- a CDS encoding tRNA-uridine aminocarboxypropyltransferase produces the protein MKVHTLNIFTRKRKTIDPCPTCFLHRQRCICAFIPKHDLKIRVSLIIHAKELKRTTNTGRLALHALSNSQMYVRGQSTERLDLNTLLVPQYETYVLFPSDDAVNLEDIKPQKPIQLIVTDGNWRQASKLNTRHPELAHLPRVKIGAANTARYHLRKEHFSEGLATLEAIALALRIIEGEEVGDSLLGLYQKKLTATLQGRGLTPSSELE